The Acidimicrobiia bacterium genome has a window encoding:
- a CDS encoding AMP-binding protein, producing the protein MTSTTTGETAPGRPWPMPGNIDTAGKSLWRLVEERAALTPDKVMAVDEQDRSWTYADFREWCERVAAGLAARGVGEGTNVSWILPSRIEAFVLIGALARLGAVQNPILPIYRHREVGFIARQTGCRVLVVPGTFRNVDYEKMAREATEDLDVEILVADPDLPEGDPATLGPPASGDDNRMRWLFYTSGTVADPKGARHTDASIAAANLGMQWSLRCDPSDRVAVVFPITHVGGVVWMFNTMETGAELLLVEIFSPEDSPRFLARRRVTVAPAGTVFWQAYLAAQRRQPGVPLFPEVRVFAGGGAPKPPHIHYELMEEMGAPAIAGWGLTESPINTMMELDDPDEKKATTEGKACPGVELRAITVDDAVAKLGEEGELQVRGAQVCLGYLDSSLDADGFTDDSNGGKWFRTGDLGAIDDEGFVTITGRLKDIIIRKGENISAKEIEDLLFAHPKVADVAVVGVPDAASGERACAVVVCTPGETFTFLEMIEHLKAADLTPQKLPEQLELVDALPRNPAGKVLKRELRQQFS; encoded by the coding sequence GTGACCAGCACCACCACTGGGGAGACCGCGCCCGGCAGGCCCTGGCCGATGCCCGGCAACATCGACACTGCGGGCAAGAGCCTCTGGCGGCTCGTCGAGGAGCGCGCCGCGCTCACTCCCGACAAAGTGATGGCGGTCGACGAACAGGACCGCTCGTGGACCTACGCGGACTTCCGTGAGTGGTGCGAGCGCGTCGCAGCGGGGCTTGCCGCGCGCGGTGTGGGCGAGGGCACCAACGTGTCGTGGATCCTGCCGTCGCGCATCGAGGCGTTCGTGTTGATCGGCGCGCTGGCGCGTCTCGGCGCGGTGCAGAACCCGATCCTCCCGATCTACCGGCACCGTGAGGTCGGGTTCATCGCCCGCCAGACCGGTTGCCGCGTGCTCGTAGTGCCCGGCACCTTCCGAAACGTCGACTACGAGAAGATGGCGCGCGAAGCCACAGAAGACCTCGACGTGGAGATCCTCGTGGCCGATCCCGACCTGCCCGAGGGTGACCCCGCCACGCTCGGGCCGCCCGCGAGTGGTGACGACAACCGCATGCGCTGGCTCTTCTACACGTCGGGCACCGTCGCCGATCCGAAGGGCGCTCGGCACACCGACGCCAGCATCGCGGCGGCCAACCTCGGCATGCAGTGGTCGCTACGGTGTGATCCGAGCGATCGCGTTGCTGTCGTCTTCCCGATCACGCATGTCGGCGGAGTCGTGTGGATGTTCAACACCATGGAGACCGGCGCCGAACTGCTGCTCGTCGAGATCTTCAGCCCCGAGGACTCACCAAGGTTCCTCGCGCGGCGCAGGGTCACGGTTGCCCCGGCGGGCACCGTGTTCTGGCAGGCGTATCTCGCCGCGCAGCGCAGGCAGCCGGGTGTGCCGTTGTTCCCGGAAGTGCGTGTGTTTGCCGGCGGCGGCGCGCCGAAGCCACCGCACATCCACTACGAGCTGATGGAAGAGATGGGCGCGCCGGCGATTGCCGGCTGGGGGCTCACCGAGTCGCCGATCAACACGATGATGGAGCTCGACGACCCCGACGAGAAGAAGGCCACCACCGAAGGGAAGGCATGCCCGGGGGTCGAGCTGCGTGCGATCACCGTCGATGACGCCGTGGCCAAGCTCGGCGAGGAAGGCGAGCTGCAGGTGCGCGGCGCGCAGGTGTGCCTCGGGTACCTCGACTCGAGCCTCGACGCCGACGGCTTCACCGACGATTCCAACGGCGGCAAGTGGTTCCGCACCGGCGACCTCGGTGCGATCGACGACGAAGGATTCGTGACGATCACCGGCCGTCTGAAGGACATCATCATCCGCAAGGGCGAGAACATCTCCGCGAAGGAGATCGAAGACCTGCTGTTCGCGCACCCGAAGGTCGCCGACGTCGCGGTCGTGGGTGTGCCCGATGCTGCGAGCGGGGAGCGCGCCTGCGCGGTGGTCGTGTGCACGCCGGGCGAGACGTTCACGTTCCTCGAGATGATCGAGCACCTGAAGGCTGCCGACCTCACGCCGCAGAAGTTGCCCGAACAGCTCGAGTTGGTCGACGCGCTGCCGCGCAACCCGGCCGGCAAGGTGCTCAAGCGGGAGCTGCGCCAGCAGTTCTCCTGA
- a CDS encoding LLM class flavin-dependent oxidoreductase — protein sequence MRFTTPIAMIDPSFYIPLARAAEEIGFDSIAVPDSIAYPRASSSKYPYNPDGTREFLENKPFIETMTAIAAMGAATERIEFHTFVLKMPMRHPVVLAKEATSVAVLTGNRLVLGVGSSPWPDDYEIVGLPWERRGRRFDECIEIVRGLGAGGYYEYHGEFYDDNVAVLVPEDADRLPAIWAFSSSPDFADNLRSFNK from the coding sequence ATGAGGTTCACGACACCGATCGCGATGATCGACCCGTCCTTCTACATCCCACTCGCTCGAGCGGCTGAAGAGATCGGATTCGACAGCATCGCAGTGCCCGACAGCATTGCGTATCCGCGCGCGTCGTCGTCCAAGTACCCGTACAACCCGGACGGCACGCGAGAGTTCCTCGAGAACAAGCCGTTCATCGAAACGATGACCGCGATCGCGGCGATGGGTGCGGCCACCGAGCGCATCGAGTTCCACACGTTCGTGTTGAAGATGCCGATGCGTCATCCCGTCGTGCTCGCGAAGGAGGCCACGTCGGTGGCGGTGCTCACCGGGAACCGTCTGGTGCTCGGCGTGGGTTCGAGCCCGTGGCCCGACGACTACGAGATCGTCGGACTTCCGTGGGAACGCCGAGGACGTCGGTTCGACGAGTGCATCGAGATCGTGCGTGGGCTCGGGGCGGGCGGGTACTACGAGTACCACGGGGAGTTCTACGACGACAACGTGGCAGTCCTCGTACCAGAGGACGCTGATCGACTTCCAGCGATCTGGGCGTTTTCGTCGAGTCCCGACTTCGCAGACAATCTGCGTTCGTTCAACAAGAA
- a CDS encoding acyl-CoA dehydrogenase family protein: MDFELTDDQVSLQVGIRAFLDGRFPPDVVRNIEHAGARLDRELWHELGDTGVFSLRVPEDDGGLGLGVSEAALVFEELGRALVPGPLVATELAARISPEAAAGHVVVGLVELDDEILVIEHPADLDALLVLDADGVRIVDPDVIEGADAERPLDALTPIRLVTGSLPAGESFGGPEVAQQLLLVGLVLTSALQLGIAARTVELATEYAKEREQFGRPIGSFQAVKHIVADMLVRSEVARGAVYAAACTLDGRSNDAPVRAAAVAKIVAGDAALANAHACIQVHGGIGYTWELDVQRYWKRASVLDTHFGNSERWAEAVAATI, translated from the coding sequence GTGGACTTCGAGCTCACCGACGACCAGGTCTCGTTACAGGTTGGCATCCGCGCATTCCTCGACGGCCGATTCCCACCCGACGTCGTCCGCAACATCGAGCATGCCGGCGCCCGCCTCGATCGGGAGCTGTGGCACGAGCTCGGTGACACCGGCGTGTTCTCGCTCCGCGTGCCCGAAGACGACGGTGGTCTGGGGCTCGGGGTCTCGGAGGCCGCGCTGGTGTTCGAGGAGCTCGGCCGCGCCCTCGTGCCCGGCCCGCTCGTGGCCACCGAGCTGGCGGCGAGGATCTCGCCCGAAGCTGCCGCGGGCCACGTCGTCGTCGGACTCGTCGAGCTCGACGACGAGATCCTGGTGATCGAGCACCCGGCCGATCTCGACGCGCTGCTCGTGCTCGATGCGGACGGGGTGCGCATCGTCGACCCGGACGTCATCGAGGGCGCCGACGCCGAGCGGCCTCTCGACGCGCTCACGCCGATCCGGCTGGTGACCGGTTCGTTGCCCGCGGGCGAGTCGTTCGGTGGTCCCGAGGTCGCCCAGCAACTCCTCCTCGTTGGGCTCGTGCTGACCAGCGCCCTCCAGCTCGGGATCGCGGCCCGCACGGTGGAGCTCGCGACCGAGTACGCCAAAGAACGCGAGCAGTTCGGCCGGCCGATCGGCTCGTTCCAGGCGGTCAAGCACATCGTGGCCGACATGCTCGTCCGCTCGGAGGTCGCGCGCGGCGCGGTGTACGCCGCCGCGTGCACGCTCGACGGCCGGAGCAACGACGCACCTGTACGCGCCGCGGCGGTCGCGAAGATCGTGGCCGGCGACGCCGCGCTCGCCAACGCGCACGCATGCATCCAGGTGCACGGCGGCATCGGGTACACCTGGGAGCTCGACGTGCAGCGCTACTGGAAGCGCGCGTCGGTGCTCGACACGCACTTCGGGAACAGTGAACGGTGGGCGGAGGCCGTCGCCGCCACGATCTGA
- a CDS encoding alcohol dehydrogenase catalytic domain-containing protein, with translation MRGIVYDGESTTLVEGLELRAPGPREVVVEIVAAGMCHSDLSFMSGLYPWPVPAVCGHEGAGIVAEVGEAVTHVKPGDHVIIATLAACGFCDQCNNGRPTSCRQTLGNASEIFTLDGKGVSNFAAASVFADRTVVRDVQVVPIPDDVPLTSAALVGCGVVTGMGAVLNRANVELGQTAAVFGVGGVGLNVIQALKVKGARRIIAIDIAADKAALAKQFGATDFLDGTRDDIVDAIIALEPFSDDSPRGPFNAGGVDWSFDCVAFPDVTSNALEALDWGGTCVVIGVSGMTTEFHGLYQRLTQVDRGIIGCRAGTISPQRDIPLIIDLYRRGAILLDELVSVTFPMAEFEKAIHAMESGSIARGVLTFS, from the coding sequence GAGTCGACAACGCTGGTCGAGGGGCTCGAGCTCCGCGCGCCGGGACCCCGCGAGGTGGTCGTCGAGATCGTGGCCGCCGGCATGTGCCACAGCGACCTGTCGTTCATGTCCGGCCTCTACCCGTGGCCCGTGCCGGCGGTGTGCGGGCACGAGGGCGCCGGCATCGTGGCCGAAGTGGGTGAGGCGGTCACGCACGTGAAGCCCGGCGACCACGTGATCATCGCCACGCTCGCTGCATGCGGCTTCTGCGACCAGTGCAACAACGGGCGCCCCACATCGTGCCGCCAGACGCTCGGGAACGCCAGCGAGATCTTCACGCTCGACGGCAAGGGCGTGAGCAACTTCGCCGCCGCTTCCGTGTTCGCCGATCGCACGGTCGTGCGCGACGTGCAGGTGGTGCCCATTCCCGACGACGTGCCGCTCACGTCGGCCGCGCTGGTCGGCTGTGGGGTGGTCACCGGCATGGGCGCGGTCCTCAACCGGGCCAACGTGGAGCTCGGCCAGACCGCGGCGGTCTTCGGCGTCGGCGGCGTGGGCCTCAACGTGATCCAGGCCCTCAAGGTGAAGGGCGCGCGCCGCATCATCGCCATCGACATCGCGGCCGACAAGGCCGCGCTCGCGAAGCAGTTCGGGGCCACCGACTTCCTCGACGGCACGCGCGACGACATCGTCGACGCGATCATCGCGCTCGAGCCGTTCAGCGACGACAGCCCTCGCGGGCCGTTCAACGCGGGCGGCGTCGACTGGTCGTTCGACTGCGTCGCGTTCCCCGACGTCACCAGCAACGCGCTCGAGGCGCTCGACTGGGGCGGCACGTGCGTGGTGATCGGCGTGTCGGGCATGACCACCGAGTTCCACGGGCTCTACCAGCGGCTCACGCAGGTCGACCGCGGGATCATCGGGTGCCGCGCGGGCACGATCTCGCCGCAGCGCGACATCCCGCTCATCATCGATCTCTACCGCCGCGGCGCGATTCTCCTCGACGAACTCGTGTCGGTGACGTTCCCGATGGCGGAGTTCGAGAAGGCGATCCACGCGATGGAGAGCGGGTCGATCGCGCGCGGCGTGCTCACGTTCTCGTGA
- a CDS encoding acyl-CoA dehydrogenase family protein has translation MDLRYTEEEEAFRAELREWLEDAVPKYGPAPDPDEWDARRAYDTGWQRTLYDAGYAGINWPKEYGGRGATPTEHLVYIEETERARAPYVGCNFVAQLHAGPTLIAEGSPEQKAFHLPTMLRGDEVWCQGFSEPNAGSDLASLRTRAVRDGDEYVLNGQKIWTSFGHVAEYGEMLVRTDPDVKKQAGITWLIVPMDRPGIDVRPLRAMEGATEFCEVFLDDVRVPVANRVGEENDGWRVANVTLSFERGTAFVADVMQTEELIRDLVELAQHLTSKGATRWEDAGLRRDIGRVAAELDALWALTKRNISQAQRTGVVGVGGSVFKLAFTDLRNQLGDIAMHLLERASLSIDDLGDLPSGRHVQARFWALRMSIAAGTSQVQRNIVGERVLGLPRER, from the coding sequence ATGGACCTCCGGTACACCGAGGAAGAGGAGGCGTTTCGCGCCGAGTTGCGCGAGTGGCTCGAGGACGCCGTTCCCAAGTACGGGCCCGCTCCCGACCCGGACGAATGGGACGCGCGCCGGGCCTACGACACCGGCTGGCAGCGCACGCTGTACGACGCCGGGTACGCGGGAATCAACTGGCCGAAGGAGTACGGCGGGCGCGGCGCCACGCCCACCGAGCACCTCGTCTACATCGAGGAGACGGAACGGGCGCGGGCGCCCTACGTGGGCTGCAATTTCGTGGCCCAGCTGCACGCCGGTCCCACCCTGATCGCCGAGGGTTCGCCCGAGCAGAAGGCCTTCCACCTCCCCACAATGCTCAGGGGTGATGAGGTCTGGTGCCAAGGGTTCTCCGAACCCAACGCGGGGTCCGACCTCGCCAGTCTCCGGACCCGCGCGGTCCGCGACGGTGACGAGTACGTGCTCAACGGCCAGAAGATCTGGACGAGCTTCGGGCACGTGGCCGAGTACGGCGAGATGCTGGTGCGCACCGACCCCGACGTGAAGAAGCAGGCCGGCATCACCTGGTTGATCGTGCCCATGGACCGGCCCGGGATCGACGTGCGCCCGCTCCGCGCCATGGAGGGAGCCACTGAGTTCTGCGAGGTGTTCCTCGACGACGTGCGGGTGCCCGTGGCGAATCGGGTGGGCGAGGAGAACGACGGGTGGCGCGTCGCGAACGTCACCCTGAGCTTCGAGCGCGGCACCGCGTTCGTCGCCGACGTCATGCAGACCGAGGAGCTGATCCGCGACCTCGTCGAGCTCGCGCAACACCTCACCAGCAAGGGCGCGACGCGATGGGAAGATGCCGGGCTACGGCGCGACATCGGGCGTGTCGCGGCCGAGCTCGACGCGCTGTGGGCGCTCACCAAGCGGAACATCTCGCAGGCGCAGCGCACCGGCGTGGTGGGTGTCGGCGGGAGCGTGTTCAAGCTCGCGTTCACCGACCTCCGCAACCAGTTGGGCGACATCGCCATGCACCTACTCGAACGCGCGTCGCTCTCGATCGACGACCTCGGTGACCTGCCGTCGGGGCGTCACGTGCAGGCGCGTTTCTGGGCGTTGCGCATGAGCATCGCCGCGGGCACGTCGCAAGTGCAGCGCAACATCGTGGGCGAGCGCGTGCTCGGTCTGCCCCGAGAGCGCTGA